The sequence below is a genomic window from Euwallacea similis isolate ESF13 chromosome 1, ESF131.1, whole genome shotgun sequence.
gttttatgaaataaattctcaTATTACATaggttttatttcaatattgcTTAGGCGcaccaaattttcaataaccTCTTGAGGAATCGTCTCTGATTCTTCCAAACCATGCGATAATTCTGATATTTAATAGCATTTATAATTTGTCCAACCAAAATTATCATTTCGAAAGATTAAAATACTGATTTAGACTCATTCACTTCATTAATTGTAAAAgtaacttaattaattttcgattGATCTTTAGGGGATAACgtctaaaagtttttttagattgcatcattttttttatttattacttttagttgcattttaataatatattagtCTTGATGCGTCGGCTCCTCGAGTGTgtaaagaattaataaaaatattgaagctATCGACACTTATAAAAAAGAAacggatattttaaatgaatttgtcaTACCTACAAGCCTTTCTACTTATTCCCAGGTTACAGAGTTAAAATAAGTACTTCGACACCAtgtagaatgaaaataaaaatgaaataatacaaaatacaaCAAACAACTTTTGTTTGAGGCAAATTTAGTTGAATCGCTCTATTTCTTTACCTTCTTGCACTCAATACTCATTTCTATAATTGTTTCTGGGACACGCTCGTATATGtgtgattgtttttttattagtggACGATGCCAGCGGCAAATATTCAACTGGTTGGTATTGGGGCAACCATTACTGGTTGGGATCCAAGAACCTTTGCGATAATATCGTTCCTAATCCTAATGGATTCATTGTGGTCAAGGTAAGTCTATCTAATTCTACTATATGCTAAAGTTATAAAGAATGTTTTTAGAATCGGTCCAGGGTGGTCAAAAGGGCAGTTAAAAAGTACGAACCAGACAGCCCTAGTCAGGCTATCGGATATAGAAAAGGTCCTTTGGTGCACTCCTCAGTACCACCATTCCTAGTTTCATTTTACATGTTAAAGATTGATTTGAATTCCAGTTTTACTTCTGAGGTAATGCATATATCTTgaattgactttttttaatgtatacaAAATGTATGATTAAATTacgtaaatattttctattccCGTAAAAACAGGACTCGACCAGTTTCAGGAAAAGTTTCATtacaaaatttgagaaatgttgGGAAAATTACAGAGTTTTCTTAATACAGATACTCAAAGAAATGTCTTCGgataaattctttattatttctgaaattcaaattgaatCAGATCAGAACAATTCAGAATTTCAGAatcaaaaaaatccaaattgaAAATCAGAGCAAAAGTTAAAGAAACTTCATacacaatggaattttttagtttcattggaaaatttgagatatttgttatcaaagtttaaaattgtgtaaaatgCTGTTAAATATGCAGATTATAAAGGGAGTTTTATGTGTAAActttaatcaaaatatatCTATGCAGTCCATAGAAAAATACTGCAACATCACAATCAAATATTGTACATCCCCACAAATTACTGCACCGTCATTAATACActtgttcattaaaaataattatttccaaatttaattcatttaggAGCGCATCTTGTCCGTTGGTCTCTGTTTACCATACATTTGCTCTGAAAACGATGTGAAGACCATAATGAAGCAAACAGCCTCATCCTCCAATATTGTAACCGTAGATGTAATTGGCATTAAGTCCCATTACaactatttcaatattttccatgATAGAACATTTTTGACTCTTTGGTAGGTCCAAAACTCCTCTTTCTATttggtattaaaatattttttcctagtTTGGTAACTGCAGGAGTGACTTGTTGCTTGCTGGTTGGCACGTTATTCGATTACTACTTGGAACACCAAAAGAATAAACAAGTAGCAAGGATTACTCAAAGATATTCAATGCCTAGTTTGAAGTCGGCTAATGGTATGTATGCAAAAGTTGCAGTgtccaaaaatcaaaacctTGCGATGTcatcataaattattattcaaatttttagtagtaattaattattaaatttcgaattaattatttattttacggGCTGAATAAATGAGCTGAAACCGCACTAAGAACAACAAACATTGGggttattcaattttaactaatttggTATGGTTTGAGGCTCAGTATTTCTTCAACAATGACAATAAACTGAGAGTTTGTTGCGTgatttttcactatttttataGGCAAATCGGGGATTTATGTTGTGAATACCAGCGATGGTAATAATAATGGAAACGGGCCTACAATAAGCAATTCTGGGTCTACTCCTCGTGAAACTGTTGCAAGTATGTAATTCCGAGAACAAGATCGGTGCTGGATGTTGTTAAATAAccaatgttttaattattatttgaactAATACTATAATAGTACTTTCTAACATGTTCATGTCGTTAAATTAAGGGAGAGCTTTTCGATCGTTAGTTAAGTGATTGTTCAAAATTGCATCATCCTACTATGAAGAAATTAACAGGAGATTGAAAGATCGTCCTGTACTTTCCTAACATTAATTATAAGTCAGAACTGCTGCAGTTGATTTACGGGATTTGGAATCATCAATTATGTGAAAGTAGGAATAAAGGGATCTGTAGCCACTATGtataaactttaataataatctgaCTGACTATACATAGTAATCCAAATTGATTATGAAAAACTCACAATTTGGAAGGAAAACTAATTCTACTGCTTGACCGAAAtgttactaaaaatatttcttcaaatacaTTCTAAACATGGCTCTATCGAAAGCTTTAATAAATCCTAATAACATCTTTCCACTATTTGAAATGGGATatctatatatataaataatttttcttcctcAACGTACATAATTTTCCAGGACTAATCTTCAGAGAGCTAATTTTATCCTTTTCCGTGCGAACCAACATGAAAACCATTTGCGATAAAACTGTAGGAAGTGACACCATTCCAGTATTACACGGACTTAAATCCATAAGTATGGCATGGGTGATTTTGGGCCATACTTGCATTGTTGCCTTCAAATACTCTGGTAGGTATTACTCGTttagtttaaagaaaaatgtataagtTTATACTGTATTTTAGATAATATGGATTACAGAAAAGTGGTACAAAAAGAGCTGTGGTTCCAAACAATCACAAATGGAGCTTTCAGTGTAGATACTTTCTTTTTTGTCAGCGGTTTACTGGTTTCCTTTCTCTATTTTAGGACTAATGCAAAAGGAAAACTTGACCCCCTTTCGAAGGGGAAGAGTGGGTTTGTGGCTGGTTTACTACATTTTTGGGGTTTGATTTTCTACAGATTTGCAAGGTAAAATCCCTTTTTGATAtgtataaaacatattttacacACAGTACAAATTTTTCAGGCTTACAGtaccatatttattttcactggGGGTCACAGAAGTAGTCATGAAATGGTTCTATTACAACTCAGTTTTCGAGCCTCCCACCATGGACCATGAAACTTGCCCTAAATATTGGTGGAGGAATATTCTTTATATAAACACCTTATTTCCAGTGAATGAGATGGTAAGTGCAGTCACAATTTGtctttataatatatacattGCTTCCATTATTTAGTGCATGCTCTGGAGTTGGTACCTCTCAGACGACACGCAATTCTATGCTATTGGAGCTGTTATCCTGATATTAGCTGCGAGGT
It includes:
- the LOC136408086 gene encoding nose resistant to fluoxetine protein 6 isoform X3 — its product is MYLLRDFLVLLSCVCLVKSNSTQFTQEPQTSENSLSDVEVPLSLQNVLNFYNSEALRNRWSEFRNEISTDCQKDVEAYLDGLKKAEIWALKMDDASGKYSTGWYWGNHYWLGSKNLCDNIVPNPNGFIVVKNRSRVVKRAVKKYEPDSPSQAIGYRKGPLVHSSVPPFLVSFYMLKIDLNSSFTSEERILSVGLCLPYICSENDVKTIMKQTASSSNIVTVDVIGIKSHYNYFNIFHDRTFLTLCLVTAGVTCCLLVGTLFDYYLEHQKNKQVARITQRYSMPSLKSANGLIFRELILSFSVRTNMKTICDKTVGSDTIPVLHGLKSISMAWVILGHTCIVAFKYSDNMDYRKVVQKELWFQTITNGAFSVDTFFFVSGLLVSFLYFRTNAKGKLDPLSKGKSGFVAGLLHFWGLIFYRFARLTVPYLFSLGVTEVVMKWFYYNSVFEPPTMDHETCPKYWWRNILYINTLFPVNEMCMLWSWYLSDDTQFYAIGAVILILAASHFKSAASLLILFSVSSWITTGYIAYSNSHMPGTDDPLALFDKIYDKPWTRLGPYMIGMCVGWLLFKKDCRIPMSKVTVIVGWISSLGLLLALVYGLYDVQLDPITGAAYSSLSHSAWALGLAWIVVACVTGYGGIVNKILSLPILYPFSRVTYCAYLVHPLLIRGMVMGMDSPLHLGRLPTIIIYMGQVVGSYILSFVLSLMFEAPIVSMLRIINKIVTHKKRTSDRSV
- the LOC136408086 gene encoding nose resistant to fluoxetine protein 6 isoform X4, whose translation is MYLLRDFLVLLSCVCLVKSNSTQFTQEPQTSENSLSDVEVPLSLQNVLNFYNSEALRNRWSEFRNEISTDCQKDVEAYLDGLKKAEIWALKMDDASGKYSTGWYWGNHYWLGSKNLCDNIVPNPNGFIVVKNRSRVVKRAVKKYEPDSPSQAIGYRKGPLVHSSVPPFLVSFYMLKIDLNSSFTSEERILSVGLCLPYICSENDVKTIMKQTASSSNIVTVDVIGIKSHYNYFNIFHDRTFLTLCLVTAGVTCCLLVGTLFDYYLEHQKNKQVARITQRYSMPSLKSANGKSGIYVVNTSDGNNNGNGPTISNSGSTPRETVARLIFRELILSFSVRTNMKTICDKTVGSDTIPVLHGLKSISMAWVILGHTCIVAFKYSDNMDYRKVVQKELWFQTITNGAFSVDTFFFVSGLLVSFLYFRTNAKGKLDPLSKGKSGFVAGLLHFWGLIFYRFARLTVPYLFSLGVTEVVMKWFYYNSVFEPPTMDHETCPKYWWRNILYINTLFPVNEMCMLWSWYLSDDTQFYAIGAVILILAASHFKSAASLLILFSVSSWITTGYIAYSNSHMPGTDDPLALFDKIYDKPWTRLGPYMIGMCVGWLLFKKDCRIPMSKLLWAGFPP
- the LOC136408086 gene encoding nose resistant to fluoxetine protein 6 isoform X2 encodes the protein MYLLRDFLVLLSCVCLVKSNSTQFTQEPQTSENSLSDVEVPLSLQNVLNFYNSEALRNRWSEFRNEISTDCQKDVEAYLDGLKKAEIWALKMDDASGKYSTGWYWGNHYWLGSKNLCDNIVPNPNGFIVNRSRVVKRAVKKYEPDSPSQAIGYRKGPLVHSSVPPFLVSFYMLKIDLNSSFTSEERILSVGLCLPYICSENDVKTIMKQTASSSNIVTVDVIGIKSHYNYFNIFHDRTFLTLCLVTAGVTCCLLVGTLFDYYLEHQKNKQVARITQRYSMPSLKSANGKSGIYVVNTSDGNNNGNGPTISNSGSTPRETVARLIFRELILSFSVRTNMKTICDKTVGSDTIPVLHGLKSISMAWVILGHTCIVAFKYSDNMDYRKVVQKELWFQTITNGAFSVDTFFFVSGLLVSFLYFRTNAKGKLDPLSKGKSGFVAGLLHFWGLIFYRFARLTVPYLFSLGVTEVVMKWFYYNSVFEPPTMDHETCPKYWWRNILYINTLFPVNEMCMLWSWYLSDDTQFYAIGAVILILAASHFKSAASLLILFSVSSWITTGYIAYSNSHMPGTDDPLALFDKIYDKPWTRLGPYMIGMCVGWLLFKKDCRIPMSKVTVIVGWISSLGLLLALVYGLYDVQLDPITGAAYSSLSHSAWALGLAWIVVACVTGYGGIVNKILSLPILYPFSRVTYCAYLVHPLLIRGMVMGMDSPLHLGRLPTIIIYMGQVVGSYILSFVLSLMFEAPIVSMLRIINKIVTHKKRTSDRSV
- the LOC136408086 gene encoding nose resistant to fluoxetine protein 6 isoform X1; amino-acid sequence: MYLLRDFLVLLSCVCLVKSNSTQFTQEPQTSENSLSDVEVPLSLQNVLNFYNSEALRNRWSEFRNEISTDCQKDVEAYLDGLKKAEIWALKMDDASGKYSTGWYWGNHYWLGSKNLCDNIVPNPNGFIVVKNRSRVVKRAVKKYEPDSPSQAIGYRKGPLVHSSVPPFLVSFYMLKIDLNSSFTSEERILSVGLCLPYICSENDVKTIMKQTASSSNIVTVDVIGIKSHYNYFNIFHDRTFLTLCLVTAGVTCCLLVGTLFDYYLEHQKNKQVARITQRYSMPSLKSANGKSGIYVVNTSDGNNNGNGPTISNSGSTPRETVARLIFRELILSFSVRTNMKTICDKTVGSDTIPVLHGLKSISMAWVILGHTCIVAFKYSDNMDYRKVVQKELWFQTITNGAFSVDTFFFVSGLLVSFLYFRTNAKGKLDPLSKGKSGFVAGLLHFWGLIFYRFARLTVPYLFSLGVTEVVMKWFYYNSVFEPPTMDHETCPKYWWRNILYINTLFPVNEMCMLWSWYLSDDTQFYAIGAVILILAASHFKSAASLLILFSVSSWITTGYIAYSNSHMPGTDDPLALFDKIYDKPWTRLGPYMIGMCVGWLLFKKDCRIPMSKVTVIVGWISSLGLLLALVYGLYDVQLDPITGAAYSSLSHSAWALGLAWIVVACVTGYGGIVNKILSLPILYPFSRVTYCAYLVHPLLIRGMVMGMDSPLHLGRLPTIIIYMGQVVGSYILSFVLSLMFEAPIVSMLRIINKIVTHKKRTSDRSV